tttcatcattaTAATCATCGTTTATTAAGACTTAATCATCGCAATTAAGATTATCTATACTAACATGTAGATAAAGATGTGTATAGATCTCAGCACCATCCTTGAACCATGTGATGTGTGGCCGTGGGTTTCCACGTGCCACGCAAAGGAAAGCGATTTTATGTCCTAAAACGTACTCTAAATCAAAGTGCGATGCCAATACTATTTTTGCTCCCTagataaacatttttagaaaataattaacaaattagaAGCGACTTCTAACTTGGTTTAGAAGTCTACGTACATCATGATTGTTATAATATTGATCACTTTCTGGATCACGATACTTTCCAGTGATAGGCAGTCCTATTTGGACTCGCGATCTGGTTTTTCCTCTGCCTCGTCCTCTTCGTCCAAGAATTTCCTGGCTATTTAGTAGTAGTACGATTAACAGAAATAACGTCACCGTAGAGCGTGGCATGATGATTTGAGCAAAGCAACTAGAAATGGATAGATCAAGTAGATGGTTAAAAGTAGAGAAAACAGAGGAGTCTGTGTTAATATGTCGCAGATATTCACCGAGTACAGACAACGTATGACGATCACACGGAACTCCGATGTAACTAACAGTTACCTACTCATTACTCCCCTAGTCTTCTCTCCTATCTATTACAGATGTATAGACAGATACTGCTGAACTGCATGTATTATACGTACATGTGCTAGTTATTCATTCGACACCTATTGCAACTCGGTCATCACCAAATTCCAAATCCTCTAACTTGATTGTTCGTTCTACCTAGTACTGATAATCGAATTGGTTCTAATAAAACAAGATTGAATATGACAAGGCTGAAcgttattttagaaattttttcatttaattcgtGAACAAAATGGTAATTCGTCAGACAAATTTGTGATATGTTAtcttatgttttattttatggtTTACGCTATAAATATACCACCCTTGTAAGAGTcaattgtaatttaatgaGTAAAAGATAGGGGGAACTTTAAATTTCCAAGTGTGCCTTCATGCTTTGAGATTCTTAACAATCTATGGTATTCgtgcattaaaaaaaataacgaaacgtgtcgtacatctttctttttattatatttttgtaaatataacgCTTTTGCTGTTATAAAAGTGTTAAATTCAACATTATTAGATATGTTTCGAAGAAAAGTGAAAGTGAAAGTGTAtagcttttaaaaaattaaacttgcTATTTAAAATTAGCTTTTCTGCTGTTACGTTAAGTTGAAGAGATTGACGTCTAAACTTAAGTATTTCAACTACGACAAAAGTACTGATTTTAATAAGAGATCATGACATAATCCGTCCTAAAGCCACGACGATCAACCGCATATTGATTATCCGCTTGACATTCGTAATATCCCGCATCTTTTTGGGTGGCTGGGTCAATTTCCATCTTTGATTTTAACGTATCATTACCAACAGGCCATTCATGCACCTGCAATACGCACGATTTTACAACTTTCCTCAaatttctcttccctttttctgAATAATGAGAATACCTGAAAGAATTTATGATGATACAATTCGATTCCATCTTTCAACCAGGTGATCTCAGGCCTTGGAAATCCAGTGGCCATGCAGAAAAACGTGATCTTCCTACCCAACATGTAATCCAATTCAAAGTGTGAAGCTTTCACTATTCTCGCTCCCTacgaattttaaaagttaagCGATCGATGATCTGATAtcaattaatatctttaaactCACATCTTTGTTTTCATAGTAATTAGCACTAGCAGGATTTCTGTGAGGAATCAGAATAGGCATCCGAGACTTGTAAACTCTTCCGCCACTGCGTCTGCCGCCTCCTCTACCTCCTCCACCTTTTGCCGCGTCTGTGTTTACCAATAAACCAGCAAAAAAGAACAGGCAGAAAAGTTGATATATCTTCATTTGTTCTACGATTATATAGTTCTCAATCTTTTTTCAAAGTGTCAATATTTCTATGCACTTTACATAGAGTTGTTACACTTGGGTGTATCTTAGCTTTCAATTGATTTTGATTATTCTAACTTGGAATTAGAACACTTGAAATGTTTTTGAGTAACTTTTGCAAAACATTAAACGTGTTTATACTTATGTATGTTAAAGATAGTCGCTTGTATACCAATCGAACTTCACCGGAAAGCAATTGTTGGTGATAAAAGTGACACAATCTTCAGGTGCTTACCGGCTACACGGAACCGCTACTTTTGACAAGTGGTCAAGCCGAATCTTTGGGCTTCGGCCTACAGCCTAAAATATGAATGGACTATGCACGATGGGCATGTCGCGTCATTGGTGACAGAGTTATGAATCTCAATTGGATAATTATGCATAACCCATTGCCAGTGTGTTCATCAGCCAATCACGACATCAGACTGATTGCCTTACGAAATATTGTCTCGCGGGACTAACAAACAAGTATGCTGGTCCCTTCTATGGTTTCGCGTCTGCTTCTTCACTGGCCTTGAGGTCCTGAGAACAGCAGACCGATTGGATACCCACGTGCTATTATGTATTAAATCGATCGTTCATATGAATTAAGCTGAATCGAATCATTATTTTTCACCACAATAATTACTGTGCTGTATTTCATATCAGTAGAaaaacttaatatttaatataatatcatgCAGGCTAGCCCATAGTTACTTTCCCATTTAAAAGCTATATAAGATTCTTCTTggtattatacttttaaatttttgttacacaTTTTTAAAGTGTGTAATTTGAGTGTAAATAATTCAAGTAAGaacaattgaatttttttttaattaatactacatttttCTAACACTACTCTAATGGCAGATGTGGCCTATTTTCACGACAATCGGTCGGTATGTTAATAAACAGAACACCAGGATTTGGAGTACTGAAAACCCGAGAGTTGTTCATTAACGTGAATTGCACCCTGTAAAGATTACAGTTTGGTGATCATATCAGACATTGTGTCATATCAAAGAGtaatcctttttcttttttttcgagGATTTATACTTGTTGCTCCTTTGTGAATttggaacaaaaatttaaaaatatttatgtaatacaataaaaaagagagtCATACAACTTTTAAATGCGGAAGTGACTTAGGGACCaccatgtatacatatatatacataaatatatagtgtataatattattacagagGACTATGGAACGTGCCGTTTATCAGCAATTGCTACTTAATTAATGCAACTCTAATAAGTAACAAAGAGACTCGTCCATCCTATTCGGAAGGCGATTTAGACACGGAGATGGCTTTCGCTTATGCTAACAGAGAACGAAACATCTTCATGTATGTCAGTAATAGAGTTGACTTTGGGCATCTCGTTGATCCAGATAATTATGACGTTACGGTAACACATCCGGATTTCTATCAAATTCTCAACAACAAATTAGATTGGGAaaaaacatacatacatgaaaattattcggAAAATTTTAATCCGAATAAAACTCCGGTGCAGGTAAAAACacatttatacatttctaGTGGTCGGATAAAAGAGACGTAGATACGTCAGATAATACGTCAGAATTATTAACTTTGCCGAGAGGcacttgtaatatttaaagtgTAATGTAAGATCAGGTGTTAAATTTTGGATATGGATTGGTATACGTACtgcgtatatatatgtagtatagtGTACTTATCCAATTGACCGATATTGTCTTATACTCTTTTTCCCgctcattatatatattttatcgaaatgtttaatatttatcaaatatatgaaTTCTCGATATTATTCAGgtcgattaaattttcattctagGTTTGCCCAGATGTTTATAGGTTCCCTATAGTAAACGAGAGGTTTACGAAAGAGTTGATAGATATCATGGAAACGTTCGGAAAGTGGTCGGACGGATCGAATCATGTATGActatttatctttaaatagTTACAGTAACAGTTACACTAATAACGCGATAGTTACATTTTTCAGATAAAACAGTCACAGGATAAACATTTGCCTTATCACTaaacaataacaatataatttttccaacaGGATCCGAGATTAACGGGTGGTTATGAAAATGTACCAACCCGTGATATACATATGAATCAAGTAAAATATGAGCCACAGTGGCTATTCTTTTTAAAGGAGTATGTTAGACCTCTTCAGGAACTCGTGTTCGCCGGATATTATCACGATGTAAGATATTTGTCTTTTAACTATAAAATGTGTCAATCATTTTTAGGACCCACGTATCGAAGGTGGATACGAAGCCGTACCAACACGAGATATTCACATGAAACAAATCGGCCTCCACGAATCTTggttaaattttctttatgaaTATGTCACTCCTTTGCAAGAACATGTTTTTATAGGATATAATACGAATGTAAGAGTTACCAAAAACAGGATACATATATGGGAATAAGTAGTCTGTTGGTTGCACAATATTTCTCACCCTGAtctacatataaattaatgcaCCGTTgcacaaattttaaattgcaagACATTATTTGGCAAACTGATCACATCATAGGGAATGGTGATAGGCTTCGTATTCGGATTCGTTGCACTTTTTTACTAGGTTGCagttatattgttatacatacataaaggATGTTCTATTTAACTGGAAACGATTGAGCATCTCATAAGgaattaaagttattaaaaaatcctgCAATGTTGTGTGGTACATAGGAAGACTTCTTAACTTGCAAAAGACACTTCTTAAGCTGACTGTTAGAAACTAAAGATATGAATCTAAGAGACATAAAGGGAAATAAGAAACTCGATCTTTGTCTAATTCATAGCGCAATCATTTGATGGCGTTAGACCATGAAGTCGTGTAGAATTCAACTACATGATTTTCGCTGGTTCATTTTTAGGATTTTATCTATGACATTCTACTACATGAAATGACATTATGTGACATGTTGTTTATATTCATCTAAACGAACACTATCATATTATGAGCGGAGAATACAGGGTTCCATTTAAGAaggttaatttaatattaatatcttttccaCTATTACGcttagaaaaaaattgtttgtatcGTCTATAATATCTTCCTATACTCGTAtactaaacaatttttgtaagaatacttttttcataaaatcaaTCCCTCGTGAGAAATTTTACCGTCACCAGTTAAACGAAATAGCTTGTTGTAGGTGAAGTATGCATATCATATTgtagtgaaatatttcaaataaattgagAGTATCAGagattgaataaaaaaatactctgcattgttttgcatattaatgGAAAATAGCTAACTAATTGAATATGttcgtaattgaaatttacagcCACCTCGTGCACTCATGAATTTCGTCGTAAGATATCGTCCAGATGAACAACCATCATTGAAGCCACATCATGATAGTTCAACTTATACTATCAACATCGCTCTAAATAGGGCAGGGGTGGATTATGAAGGTGGAGGTTGTCGATTTATCCGTTATAATTGCTCTGTTACGGACACAAAACCAGGTTGGATGTTGATGCATCCTGGAAGATTGACTCATTATCACGAAGGACTTCGAGTTACCAGTGGTACAAGATACATTATGATTTCATTTGTCGATCCTTAATCGATGTATCgaattatatacacatattacaTGCTGACTGATAAGCAACAAAATAactgtataaaaaatgttcaactATGTTCccatatatgtaaatatatgagACAGTAACATTAgtgggaaatttaaaactgCCGATACGAACAAAGTAtgtatttcaagaaaatgagGTTCTTGTatcaatgttatttttataatataggAAGAATATTTGAGACATTTAGTGAATATTAAGTATTTgtatggaaataaaatgttaacccgcatttgtatttatcattttgatCATATCGTGATATGGTCATTAGTAAAtcagattctattttttttacatcccttttgttttattgttattattaaaaactcgtttttttaagttatttaCAACTTACGATTTCTACACAATtatctttacattttaatttcaacacGAAAACTTTTCTTTGTTACCTTAAGCTGTGTTTTTAGATAATAGTGTCatgaatattctaataaaattacacacaCCAcactgtttaaaaaaaaagcattTTCTCATTTCAGACTTTCGTATCTATACAATTATCagtatattacaatattaggAACATTCGTAGGATAAGTAATTAGATTAACATTACTGAATAGCaaactttgaaaaatcgatttaattatattctcgcACATTTATTTACACAGTAAAAAAAAGTTCCTTTTTTTGTATCAGAGTGGTATTGATGCAATTGTAATATGTCACAGCACAAtaacagaataattaaattcatttaaaagaCACTTTCTGTATGGAAAAATAAgtacattttaaattaattgaagtaTTTGATAGCTTTTATCGGTTGAAACCAACGCCTTTGGTTTTCGTACATATActcaataatttcttttcagaAGTAATTTCAATCAATTCACTCGTGTGTTGCagtttcgattatttttcgtACCGAATACCACataatctaattaatttcaacgcAGCCCACGCATAACAAGCAATGACATAACTCTGTAACGTAGtaacgtattaatacgttataaaaatgttctctGCCAGCGAGTATTTTTACCgcatatatatttgataaacaCGAATACTATTCAAATTCacagtattatttaattgaactAGGCATTATGTACAGTTTGTTCGATTcatagaaaaagataagattatacataattttaataacccGCTCGTTTCAATTCGTTCAGCTGGTGTGCTAATTTTTCCTCTTTAGTTCTTCTCGCTTGCCCCAGCTTCCTACACTCGATATAAGTGCTGAGGAAACGTTCGACATCAATTTTCCTATTAAGGAAGTCCTCGGCGATTCGTTCGCTTTCTTCGTGACTCTCATCTGCAGCTTTCCTTAAACATTCTTTTATATGATCCGGAGTAAATGCTTCGGACAATTTGTTGTATCGTTGTATAAGCTGATCATATCTAGCCTTTAATGCAGTGACAGTCTGTACTTTATTCGCTACATCAGACTGCAATTCTCTAAGCTCGGGTTCTTTGGCTACATTGGCCTCTAAGgaatagagagaaaaagatagatatccaaaagaagaaaataatctttgtCGCAAATAATCTTACCGGCAGTTTTTTGGACCCAATCTATTGCATCGTCGATAGCCGTGTTAATGTCTTTTAAGTCGGAATGTTTATCCAGGAATTCATCTAATCTATCATCATCCTCACTTAACCATCTCAATTCCTCGTTACTCAAGTTATTCAATTCTGGAAACGCTATGCTCTGCCGTAGCTTAATTTGCGCTTGATTCGGCAACGATTGCTGATGGTAATTCGCGTTTACGTAATGCGAATTCAAATACGTTCCATGTTGATTTGAATTGTACCTAGTTACATCTGTATTGTGAAGCGAACCGCTTCGCGAAGTCGCAACATATGCTGAATGCTGTGACGGAGAACCGAATTTTGTATGGCTCTCCGTCACGTACACCGTACCCGAATTTGTATGATTGTAATTATAGATACAAGTATTTGCATTGGCAGATGAATACTGCGGATATTGAGTGTTATAATAAGAATTGTATGACGCCAGTGTAATTTCTGGATACTGTTGCAGGGAATAAGACGGAGAATTTCTTCCTTGTGAATCTGTGattcatataataaaagaatagtaacagaaattttgattttttgcaatataaaatttttgtaatataaagaTGTATGTACCTCTGTGGGACTTGATAGATCCAGGAGAGATTTCTTCTAACAACTGTGGAGGATTTTTACTAAATTCTCTAATGATAGCTTGAACGACACGACCAAGATCACTGTGCACTGTAAACTGATATGTAAAACCAAATGATCTTCACGATTCTAGTCAAATATGCTAGAAATATAAGAGATCTTACATTAAGTAGTCCTGGTGCACTGGTGATTTCGTTGTGTTCATTACACCAAGGGTGTTTTATGGGTGGAGAAACCCTGAGTACTGGTTTTTCCAACGGAAACTCCGGTGACAAAGAGACCATAATAGCCATTCTCCTTTCCCCGGCATTGAATTGTACCTGATATTCCACATCTTCTCTTAACTCTACTACACTGTAACACAAATTATGTATAACAGTTAAGCAACCATGATAAACAGTTacacaatataaaaaataattcgatggACAACACAGGgacatatatgaaatatttacttttttaaattaaataagaaattgagCAATCGAGCTCGAGAAACTAGGCGTGTATCTCCTTGTATGACGGACGCGTAATGAGCAAATTAAGGCTTAACCAAGTATTTAATGGCAAACGTAAtaagctttttattttattcgtcgtATATGAACCATAAAATGCAGATTTTACgtggataaaaaataatgttacacgGAATTGTTAGATGATATAGACAGATTAATGCGAATAAGGTTAAGCAAGAGAGGTTACAATCGAAAAAATCTTCTTACTtgtcgttaaaaattttcaaggtGTCGATTTGTCGTTTTCTCTTAACTGCGACATTCTCATTTTCGCCACGGAATATTCGCGATATCATTTAAAAGGGTTAAATCTAGATAAAACATTCGTTTTATCCTTCGACTTCCCTGTCAAATTAACCATCCAACAGCAGAACAGCTGTTTCGGCCCTAGTCAAACTTCACGGGAGAAATCGAGATCTATCTAGCGTTAgcaatgtttttttttacactatactttcgtttaaaaaacgTCAGTTATACATATCTATTGTGTTTTGAAGTCGATTACTTTTAAACACGCCGATTCAAGCGATCGATAAGATTGACAGTCGTTCGAATAACGTCACGGTgaccatttattttattacctaAGCTAAAGTTAATCGCCTTTGTTACAGTACTAATGTGGAATTTTTTGCGTATTTCGTTAATCAGACAGCAGAAAgagatatacaatatacaactGGCTATCTCTTTACATGATAGATGCATAGTATCCATAAAATCATACAAAAAAAGTTGCATAAGGATTGATttgtaataaagtataaaatttgtgtTAAAGTAACACAAACCacaaaaatctatttaaaatatagaattgcattcattaaaaatattttatttaataaacacatTCATACAGTTACTTCCATTAATATCCGAACAACctttaaaacagaataacTTCTTTGAAATTGGATCAACTATTTAAGCTTTtttgaaaagttaaaataGTTACTTTACTAAATGATgtatgaagaaaattttgggaaaattgCAATTGGTCGGAATTGCGAAGATGATAGTAAAGATCGCTTCTTACAACTCTTTTTTATTAAGcctgtaatgaaaatttaaacaatacgTTTCATCAATTATATTGTACATGCTGAAAATGTCATAAAAATCGGTTAAAACTGGTGAAGATCGCAGTTTTTGACAGCTTTCGGCCTATGGCCTATAtagctataataaatttaaaagtttttaaatcCTTCGATACCAGTCAATTGTTTCAGTATTAATCGatctcgatgaaattttcagaatgtaaataactaatataaatctacaaatcatattgtttatattttcattacaggCTCAGATAAAAAAGTCGTAAGAAGCGACTTACAccattttcttcgcgatttcAACCAACtgcaatttctttaattttttcttacgcgccatttatatatataataaactagtaatatatagtatatagtaaaactaaatatatagtaaatatccTAACTTCTCCAAAAAACTCAAAATATTTAGcccaattttaaaaaagttagtTTGCTTTAAACgctatacaaatattaacatAAGCGACTCTTCtgtttaagaaaagaagattttgaaatattcgtacaggatatacataattttcgTAACATTATCTAcgaattgtaattattaatgtacGCTTTTGCAACCGTGTAAAAGTAAGTAAAATGTGTGAAAAATCGAGTAAACGTGGATAAAACGTTCTAAAAAAAATCgtgtaattgtaaataaaatgtgttAGAAAGACCGTGTAACTGTCAATAGTAAAAAAGAAGACCCACCAATAATTAGGGATCtaagcgaaaaagaaaagaactatAGACATacaattatttgttacattataGGATTATAGGATTTGCGATCATACTTATCATAATGCTTACGCACAGTTTAAGACTTCTAGAGATGTGTtgtagatattattttttacaaaactgaAAATCGAGTGAATTGTAGTATTTTATAACTAATTTAACACCTATGACTgggaatgtttatgcaaattcatgtttttatgaaaatggTTAAAAAAACGAAAGTTATATAGATCTGCCTCAcctacaaaatattatatgttttactttggacattttatgtatttttatatatgtattttccaGGTGCTAACTTTTGCATCTTCCATAATTAacttccataaatgcataaacatccacagtttatttacgaaatatgagatgtaataaaaataggGAAGGAAAGGCAAAATGATTACGATTAGATACTTTGCATGGAGGTTTATTTCTTTAGGCAACTTCAGCAGGTCTCTGTCCGCCTACAACTCTATGATTCTTCGACAAGTAGTCCGCGAACTCTTGATAAGGAGCTTTTCTTAGCGCCTGATCATGCCAGAGATCCGGTGTTAAGTATGCGTAGGTTTTGGCAATAGCTGCATAAGTAGCTTTCGCAAAGTTGCCAAGAGTACAGGTGGATCCTCTAGCTGAGGTATAGCAATCCTCGATACCAGCCATTTGTAACAATTTCTTCGGCACAGGTGCTGATACAATACCTGTGCCTCTTGGTGCTGGAATTAAGCGCACCTGAACTGACCCACACTTACCAGTAACTTTACAGGGTACAGTATGAGGATCACCGATTTTATTTCCCCAATAACCACGACGTACTGGCACAACTGACAGCTTGGCAAGAATGATAGCTCCACGGATGGCAGTGGCCACTTCCTTGGAACATTTTACCCCTAGGCCAATGTGGCCCTTGTAGTCCCCAATTGCTACGAAAgcctataataatataaaatgagaaTTACTAATGAGATCTTCAGTGCATTAATAATCACACTACAtcatcatttaaaaattacgcttgtataaaaatacctTGAAACGAGTACGCTGACCAGCTCTGGTTTGTTTCTGTACTGGCATAATTTTCAGTACTTCATCTTTTAATTCGACTCCAAGGAACTTGTCAATGATCTCATACTCCTTGATTGGTAAGGAAAAGAGGTAGATATGTTCCAAAGACTCAATCCTTCCATCTCTAACAAGGCGTCCCAGTTTTGTCACTGGAATCCATTCCTTGCTATCCTCTTTACCACGTCCACGACCACGACCTCGACCTCTGCCCCCGCGACCTCTACCTCTTGGACCTCCACGATCACCTCCTCCACGAGAACCAAACCCTCCACGAAAACCTCCACGCGCGGCTGGAGCTGAGTCCGCCATTCTGTTTGAAATTAACcaagaaaaatggaatttatagactattaaaaagaaaactgaataattaaacgatatatgtaataaaattctcttttaataGTCTGATGCGTAACTATCGATAATTATGCAGTTTATCGActtcttccaatttttactatttgattagtcttttttttaagagataaagaaaaattttaaaaatttgatattttctcgGTTTAATCCACTCAGTGTCTAAAATTTACCAAAAAGGTTAGGTTAGATTtaagttacatttttaaacaatatttttatttatcagtCACTAAATTCCATAATTATCtgatatgtaattaatttaacgttcCTGGAATAGGgctagttatttattataggtCACTGCCACGCTAACCTCGAAACACATGTTTCTGATGACTAATAGGCatacttaaaatttttaatacaaaatttaatttttaagacaTTCATTTGTCatagaattttttacatttctaaaagtataaaataaatgcgGTTTAAGGAGaattaatattgattaataatGTAGTTAAGAAAGATATTTGCAGTGCACTTACGatttttccatcttcttcttGGTATGTAGAGTTACGGAAGGAAGACCATTATTTCTCGAATTCACCAACTCGAATATAtatcgattatatcgatatcTATCGACTACATGTCACATCcggtatttaaatatacatttaaataaaacacgaactattaatattttcatgtaactcagtttttaattaacttccCTTTATccctttttaatttcttaaaacattattttcttattgttcGAAATAGTATATAATCAGTGACGACCATTCATGTATACAATTGCATGAGATATGTATTTTGATGTAAAGAaactatttgaatatttattgtatgtatctgaaatttagattaatgtataacaaaagaaatttcttttgtttgaAACTATAACAGAATACGGAAGAGATTTTGTTTGGAATAACAACATTTTGGCgaatgtatacgtataaagaCGTATAAAGATTTAcctattttcatgttttatttaaatttcaagtaTATAATCttgatatcttttattttattttaatatctcatgtataatttttttattttttaaaaccgTAATACATTTACATTGCATTGATTTGAACAATCACATTACATCTTGTTACAGAAATTGatgaatcatatttttcaagaaaatcgagtttggaaattttattttcttgaagaCTGTTTTGAATAGAAaaagctttttattttacgtgttCGACTTATTTTTGCATGTCTAATGACCTCTTGTTGATTGTTTACTCGTATCTAGTTGGTACTTAGCCAAGTTTAGCCATGTTtggcaaattttcaaactcaattttctttttcatataaaagagttttattctatattttcaagttATCTTCTCACATAGGTTTTTCTAGTTGTACCAACCGGCCGGTCTCAcgctgtatatacatatatacatagttaACTTATGGTTAACGGGATTTAAAGGATAATTTGGTATAAAGCGGTAATTAGAAGagctaattttattaataattatttcgatattttgtaaaataaagcTGGGGAAACACGAGCGTTATAACGGACGTCAATTTTGACGGACGTTAGAACTATACTCGCACGAGCGTTGGTTTGGTTCTCCGTAATTTTCTCTCATCAATACGCTGAGAAAGATATTCATGTGACCAAAATTAACGCTGTAGAATTCTCGATTTTCGTTTACGCTCGTTtacgttaaaaattcaaaagaaaatataagtgAGGAcaagaaagtagaaaagaatagaaaaaatattgtctATATTAATGCATATAagctaattaaaataatgtaatattaaaataatgtaatggagaattacatttaagataaataaaaagataataatttatggaatacgaaataataacaataatgtacattaatatagcattaataataataaaataatgtaatattaaaataatgtaatagagaattacatttaagataaataaaaaaataataatttatgaaatacgaaataataacaataatgtacattaatatagcattaataataataaaataatatttataataagtaatGTTACgatgatatatttttgaagGAATTTTCTGTTATATCTACCATGAAAATTTGTGGttcgaaagagaaattttcttaatgaattaccata
This is a stretch of genomic DNA from Bombus pyrosoma isolate SC7728 linkage group LG16, ASM1482585v1, whole genome shotgun sequence. It encodes these proteins:
- the LOC122576398 gene encoding immunoglobulin domain-containing protein oig-4-like isoform X2 — its product is MKIYQLFCLFFFAGLLVNTDAAKGGGGRGGGRRSGGRVYKSRMPILIPHRNPASANYYENKDGARIVKASHFELDYMLGRKITFFCMATGFPRPEITWLKDGIELYHHKFFQIIMPRSTVTLFLLIVLLLNSQEILGRRGRGRGKTRSRVQIGLPITGKYRDPESDQYYNNHDGAKIVLASHFDLEYVLGHKIAFLCVARGNPRPHITWFKDGAEIYTHLYLHVHEWQVGPDKVKSKLEIDPATQMDAGVYECTADNMYSIDRRSFKTDFSIAFD
- the LOC122576398 gene encoding immunoglobulin domain-containing protein oig-4-like isoform X1 produces the protein MPRSTVTLFLLIVLLLNSQEILGRRGRGRGKTRSRVQIGLPITGKYRDPESDQYYNNHDGAKIVLASHFDLEYVLGHKIAFLCVARGNPRPHITWFKDGAEIYTHLYLHVHEWQVGPDKVKSKLEIDPATQMDAGVYECTADNMYSIDRRSFKTDFSIAFD
- the LOC122576392 gene encoding vacuolar protein sorting-associated protein 37A isoform X1 → MISRIFRGENENVAVKRKRQIDTLKIFNDNVVELREDVEYQVQFNAGERRMAIMVSLSPEFPLEKPVLRVSPPIKHPWCNEHNEITSAPGLLNFTVHSDLGRVVQAIIREFSKNPPQLLEEISPGSIKSHRDSQGRNSPSYSLQQYPEITLASYNSYYNTQYPQYSSANANTCIYNYNHTNSGTVYVTESHTKFGSPSQHSAYVATSRSGSLHNTDVTRYNSNQHGTYLNSHYVNANYHQQSLPNQAQIKLRQSIAFPELNNLSNEELRWLSEDDDRLDEFLDKHSDLKDINTAIDDAIDWVQKTAEANVAKEPELRELQSDVANKVQTVTALKARYDQLIQRYNKLSEAFTPDHIKECLRKAADESHEESERIAEDFLNRKIDVERFLSTYIECRKLGQARRTKEEKLAHQLNELKRAGY
- the LOC122576392 gene encoding vacuolar protein sorting-associated protein 37A isoform X2 codes for the protein MAIMVSLSPEFPLEKPVLRVSPPIKHPWCNEHNEITSAPGLLNFTVHSDLGRVVQAIIREFSKNPPQLLEEISPGSIKSHRDSQGRNSPSYSLQQYPEITLASYNSYYNTQYPQYSSANANTCIYNYNHTNSGTVYVTESHTKFGSPSQHSAYVATSRSGSLHNTDVTRYNSNQHGTYLNSHYVNANYHQQSLPNQAQIKLRQSIAFPELNNLSNEELRWLSEDDDRLDEFLDKHSDLKDINTAIDDAIDWVQKTAEANVAKEPELRELQSDVANKVQTVTALKARYDQLIQRYNKLSEAFTPDHIKECLRKAADESHEESERIAEDFLNRKIDVERFLSTYIECRKLGQARRTKEEKLAHQLNELKRAGY
- the LOC122576396 gene encoding 40S ribosomal protein S2-like; protein product: MEKSMADSAPAARGGFRGGFGSRGGGDRGGPRGRGRGGRGRGRGRGRGKEDSKEWIPVTKLGRLVRDGRIESLEHIYLFSLPIKEYEIIDKFLGVELKDEVLKIMPVQKQTRAGQRTRFKAFVAIGDYKGHIGLGVKCSKEVATAIRGAIILAKLSVVPVRRGYWGNKIGDPHTVPCKVTGKCGSVQVRLIPAPRGTGIVSAPVPKKLLQMAGIEDCYTSARGSTCTLGNFAKATYAAIAKTYAYLTPDLWHDQALRKAPYQEFADYLSKNHRVVGGQRPAEVA